A window of Acropora muricata isolate sample 2 chromosome 3, ASM3666990v1, whole genome shotgun sequence contains these coding sequences:
- the LOC136911368 gene encoding uncharacterized protein, translated as MMGIFQLCLLTLSSVALAEGSYANSNHFSFLEGNFNVSYNFNESSDTLEFLVEVNATGWVGFGFAEKAPNNMTDYDVAVGGVFPNGSVYLKDYFTEGQKKPPKDTQQDWTLKNATQREGVTALKFCRQRNTSDAQDVAIKPGMPIFLIVAYHDTMDVSPSFQQHTKRGYQEKILIPEPQPEPSTVSPPPTSTPTAVSNFISLDGGNYNVSWMFNSTMDTFHFVVKVRATGWIGFGLATRAPNRMRGYDVAVSGTNNGTKYLKDYFTSDFARPLPDAQQDWVLSYFSQEQNVTTLKFYRKRDTNDIANDIAVQPGQPCYFIWAYHLSDTVTSGRFPKHSFSGSYQVGPLIPSIQPTTTANTATTESPTTPVTALPTQMPFPYAFDDNKFLVLWRFDDQADKIHVHLRVKTTGWIGFGFAQKAPNDMRDYDVIVGGFSNGRGYLWDYKTFGRTKPTLDTRQDYTLLNASEAGGYTQLIFERPRDTGDENDFAFMRGSEVFIIWGYSDADITDKTNFGRHSSKGWSSKKYILVAENQPIPTEAKATALYSSFAIALSIALFHVLL; from the exons ATGATGGGGATTTTTCAGCTCTGCCTTTTGACGCTCTCAAGCGTGGCCTTGGCAGAAGGCAGTTACGCAAATTCAAACCACTTTTCTTTCCTGGAAGGCAACTTCAACGTTTCGTACAATTTCAACGAATCTTCGGACACTTTGGAGTTTTTGGTAGAAGTTAATGCCACAGGATGGGTCGGTTTCGGGTTTGCTGAAAAGGCTCCTAACAACATGACGGACTACGATGTGGCTGTTGGAGGGGTGTTTCCGAATGGATCTGTTTACCTTAAG GATTATTTCACAGAAGGACAAAAAAAACCACCAAAGGATACTCAGCAAGATTGGACTTTAAAAAACGCAACGCAAAGAGAAGGTGTCACAGCGCTGAAATTCTGTCGCCAGCGAAACACAAGCGACGCTCAGGACGTTGCAATCAAG CCAGGGATGCCGATTTTTCTTATTGTGGCTTATCACGACACAATGGATGTGTCCCCATCTTTCCAGCAACATACCAAACGCGGCTACCAGGAAAAGATCCTTATCCCAGAACCACAGCCAGAAC CATCAACGGTTTCGCCTCCACCCACGTCAACACCAACAGCCGTTTCGAACTTCATTTCACTCGACGGTGGCAACTATAACGTGTCGTGGATGTTCAACAGTACCATGGACACTTTCCACTTTGTTGTCAAAGTTCGAGCCACGGGATGGATTGGATTTGGTCTCGCAACTCGAGCGCCCAACAGGATGAGGGGATATGACGTAGCCGTTAGTGGAACCAATAATGGCACGAAATACCTAAAG GATTATTTCACCAGTGACTTCGCACGACCTCTACCGGATGCACAGCAGGACTGGGTTCTAAGTTACTTCAGTCAAGAGCAGAATGTGACGACATTAAAGTTCTACCGCAAACGAGACACGAACGATATAGCAAACGATATCGCTGTCCAG CCAGGACAGCCATGTTACTTCATATGGGCATATCATTTAAGCGATACAGTGACATCAGGCCGATTCCCAAAGCATAGTTTCTCTGGTTCTTACCAAGTTGGCCCACTAATTCCTTCCATCCAACCAACGACCACTGCAAACACTGCAACCACTGAATCACCTACCACACCTGTAACCG CTTTACCAACGCAAATGCCATTTCCCTACGCTTTTGATGATAATAAATTCCTCGTACTGTGGAGATTCGATGACCAAGCCGACAAGATTCATGTTCACTTGCGAGTCAAGACGACGGGCTGGATCGGCTTTGGTTTCGCACAGAAAGCACCAAACGACATGAGAGACTACGATGTCATTGTTGGCGGTTTCAGCAATGGCCGCGGGTATTTATGG gaCTACAAAACATTCGGACGCACGAAACCTACACTTGACACACGCCAGGATTATACTCTCCTCAATGCATCTGAAGCAGGGGGGTACACACAGCTGATATTTGAAAGGCCTCGCGACACAGGAGACGAAAACGATTTCGCTTTTATG CGTGGCTCTGAAGTATTCATAATCTGGGGTTACAGCGATGCGGACATTACTGATAAAACAAACTTTGGAAGGCACTCCAGCAAAGGATGGAGCTCGAAGAAATATATACTCGTGGCTGAAAATCAGCCAATTCCGACAGAAGCAAAAGCAACGGCCCTGTACTCTAGCTTCGCTATTGCTCTTTCCATAGCACTGTTTCATGTTCTTTTGTAA